A single Nicotiana tabacum cultivar K326 chromosome 5, ASM71507v2, whole genome shotgun sequence DNA region contains:
- the LOC107762577 gene encoding protein DETOXIFICATION 44, chloroplastic isoform X2, with protein sequence MASALYHQNNPLFHQNNYNYNYFCYSTFLPLKNNNTNYSARLRNTLIKSSRDKNRTVISETSIDNSNSDLGENRVKSPDPDLGPDSDLPSSSSLLDSVSSLLEELKFDGIGWEIMSIALPAALALAADPITSLVDTAFVGHLGSVELAAVGISVSIFNLISKLFNVPLLNVTTSFVAEEQALIAKGRSPDSQRKILLPSVSTSLLLALGLGIAEAVGLSFGSGFLMNTMGISVDSPMRVPAEQFLTMRAFGAPPIVIALAAQGTFRGFKDTKTPLYAVGAGNLLNALLSPILIFPFGLGISGAATAAVISEYLSAFILMWKLNEKVLLIAPDVDVGRFAQYLKSGSLLIGRTLALLITTTLSTAMAAREGPVPMAGHQICVQVWLAVSLLTDALALAGQALLASGVSQGNYGQAREVVYKVLQIGALTGVTLGFSLFVGFEALSGLFSSDSEVLEIARYGTLFVAGSQPINAIAFVLDGLYYGVSDFEFAAYSMEQLGGKRWWIWSVSYIMTNKINNSPQSSYLWLRHHLVFLESGQGFFSS encoded by the exons ATGGCGTCTGCTCTTTACCACCAAAATAATCCCTTATTTCATCAAAACAATTATAATTACAATTATTTCTGTTACTCTACTTTTCTTCCACTAAAGAATAATAATACTAACTACTCAGCTCGACTGCGTAATACACTAATCAAATCTTCTAGGGATAAAAACCGTACTGTCATATCCGAAACTTCTATCGATAATTCCAATTCTGATTTGGGAGAAAATCGGGTCAAGAGTCCGGATCCTGACCTAGGACCCGATTCGGACCTTCCATCCTCGTCATCGTTGTTGGATTCAGTCTCTTCCCTACT GGAAGAGCTGAAATTTGATGGAATTGGATGGGAGATTATGTCCATTGCGTTGCCTGCTGCGTTAGCTCTTGCTGCTGACCCCATTACTTCACTTGTTGATACTGCATTTGTTGGACATTTAG GGTCAGTTGAACTGGCAGCAGTAGGCATTTCGGTATCAATTTTCAATCTCATCTCGAAATTATTCAATGTTCCTTTGCTCAACGTCACAACTTCTTTTGTTGCTGAAGAGCAGGCATTAATTGCTAAAG GTCGCTCACCTGATTCACAAAGAAAAATCCTACTTCCTTCAGTATCAACTTCTTTGCTGCTTGCTCTTGGCCTTGGCATTGCTGAAGCTGTTGGACTTTCTTTTGGCTCCGGTTTCCTAATGAATACCATGGGTATATCTGTT GATTCACCAATGCGTGTACCAGCTGAGCAATTCCTTACGATGCGGGCCTTTGGAGCTCCACCAATTGTAATAGCGCTTGCTGCTCAAGGAACATTTCGTGGATTTAAGGACACAAAAACTCCTTTATATGCTGTTG GAGCTGGTAACTTGCTAAATGCGTTGTTGTCTCCAATTTTGATATTTCCCTTTGGTCTTGGTATCAGTGGGGCTGCAACTGCTGCTGTGATATCTGA ATACTTGTCTGCGTTTATCCTTATGTGGAAGTTAAACGAAAAAGTGCTTCTTATTGCTCCAGAcgttgatgtgggaagatttgcTCAGTATCTTAAATCTG GTTCCCTTCTAATAGGGAGGACTTTAGCACTTCTAATTACCACTACGCTATCAACAGCAATGGCAGCACGAGAGGGCCCCGTTCCTATGGCTGGTCATCAGATCTGTGTTCAAGTTTGGCTAGCTGTATCATTGCTAACTGATGCCTTGGCACTTGCTGGACAG GCTCTCCTTGCCAGTGGAGTTTCTCAAGGTAATTATGGCCAAGCACGAGAAGTGGTTTATAAAGTTCTACAG ATTGGTGCATTGACAGGAGTCACCTTGGGTTTTAGCTTGTTTGTTGGTTTTGAAGCGCTCTCCGGCTTATTCAGCTCAGATTCTGAAGTCCTGGAAATTGCCAGATATGGTACTCTG TTTGTTGCTGGATCTCAGCCAATAAATGCCATTGCCTTCGTTCTTGATGGGCTCTATTATGGTGTTTCAGACTTCGAATTTGCGGCATATTCTATG GAGCAATTGGGAGGAAAAAGATGGTGGATTTGGAGTGTGTCCTACATTATGACCAACAAGATAAATAAT TCTCCTCAATCTTCTTACTTGTGGCTGCGCCATCATTTGGTCTTCCTGGAGTCTGGGCAGGGCTTTTTCTCTTCATGA
- the LOC107762577 gene encoding protein DETOXIFICATION 44, chloroplastic isoform X1 produces MASALYHQNNPLFHQNNYNYNYFCYSTFLPLKNNNTNYSARLRNTLIKSSRDKNRTVISETSIDNSNSDLGENRVKSPDPDLGPDSDLPSSSSLLDSVSSLLEELKFDGIGWEIMSIALPAALALAADPITSLVDTAFVGHLGSVELAAVGISVSIFNLISKLFNVPLLNVTTSFVAEEQALIAKGRSPDSQRKILLPSVSTSLLLALGLGIAEAVGLSFGSGFLMNTMGISVDSPMRVPAEQFLTMRAFGAPPIVIALAAQGTFRGFKDTKTPLYAVGAGNLLNALLSPILIFPFGLGISGAATAAVISEYLSAFILMWKLNEKVLLIAPDVDVGRFAQYLKSGSLLIGRTLALLITTTLSTAMAAREGPVPMAGHQICVQVWLAVSLLTDALALAGQALLASGVSQGNYGQAREVVYKVLQIGALTGVTLGFSLFVGFEALSGLFSSDSEVLEIARYGTLFVAGSQPINAIAFVLDGLYYGVSDFEFAAYSMFLIGLVSSIFLLVAAPSFGLPGVWAGLFLFMTLRVVAGFVRLQTRDGPWKFLRSDMEEDGV; encoded by the exons ATGGCGTCTGCTCTTTACCACCAAAATAATCCCTTATTTCATCAAAACAATTATAATTACAATTATTTCTGTTACTCTACTTTTCTTCCACTAAAGAATAATAATACTAACTACTCAGCTCGACTGCGTAATACACTAATCAAATCTTCTAGGGATAAAAACCGTACTGTCATATCCGAAACTTCTATCGATAATTCCAATTCTGATTTGGGAGAAAATCGGGTCAAGAGTCCGGATCCTGACCTAGGACCCGATTCGGACCTTCCATCCTCGTCATCGTTGTTGGATTCAGTCTCTTCCCTACT GGAAGAGCTGAAATTTGATGGAATTGGATGGGAGATTATGTCCATTGCGTTGCCTGCTGCGTTAGCTCTTGCTGCTGACCCCATTACTTCACTTGTTGATACTGCATTTGTTGGACATTTAG GGTCAGTTGAACTGGCAGCAGTAGGCATTTCGGTATCAATTTTCAATCTCATCTCGAAATTATTCAATGTTCCTTTGCTCAACGTCACAACTTCTTTTGTTGCTGAAGAGCAGGCATTAATTGCTAAAG GTCGCTCACCTGATTCACAAAGAAAAATCCTACTTCCTTCAGTATCAACTTCTTTGCTGCTTGCTCTTGGCCTTGGCATTGCTGAAGCTGTTGGACTTTCTTTTGGCTCCGGTTTCCTAATGAATACCATGGGTATATCTGTT GATTCACCAATGCGTGTACCAGCTGAGCAATTCCTTACGATGCGGGCCTTTGGAGCTCCACCAATTGTAATAGCGCTTGCTGCTCAAGGAACATTTCGTGGATTTAAGGACACAAAAACTCCTTTATATGCTGTTG GAGCTGGTAACTTGCTAAATGCGTTGTTGTCTCCAATTTTGATATTTCCCTTTGGTCTTGGTATCAGTGGGGCTGCAACTGCTGCTGTGATATCTGA ATACTTGTCTGCGTTTATCCTTATGTGGAAGTTAAACGAAAAAGTGCTTCTTATTGCTCCAGAcgttgatgtgggaagatttgcTCAGTATCTTAAATCTG GTTCCCTTCTAATAGGGAGGACTTTAGCACTTCTAATTACCACTACGCTATCAACAGCAATGGCAGCACGAGAGGGCCCCGTTCCTATGGCTGGTCATCAGATCTGTGTTCAAGTTTGGCTAGCTGTATCATTGCTAACTGATGCCTTGGCACTTGCTGGACAG GCTCTCCTTGCCAGTGGAGTTTCTCAAGGTAATTATGGCCAAGCACGAGAAGTGGTTTATAAAGTTCTACAG ATTGGTGCATTGACAGGAGTCACCTTGGGTTTTAGCTTGTTTGTTGGTTTTGAAGCGCTCTCCGGCTTATTCAGCTCAGATTCTGAAGTCCTGGAAATTGCCAGATATGGTACTCTG TTTGTTGCTGGATCTCAGCCAATAAATGCCATTGCCTTCGTTCTTGATGGGCTCTATTATGGTGTTTCAGACTTCGAATTTGCGGCATATTCTATG TTTCTGATTGGACTAGTCTCCTCAATCTTCTTACTTGTGGCTGCGCCATCATTTGGTCTTCCTGGAGTCTGGGCAGGGCTTTTTCTCTTCATGACTTTGCGTGTTGTAGCTGGATTTGTGAG